One region of Vidua chalybeata isolate OUT-0048 chromosome 26, bVidCha1 merged haplotype, whole genome shotgun sequence genomic DNA includes:
- the NMT1 gene encoding glycylpeptide N-tetradecanoyltransferase 1, which translates to MPRGPPTNRGALCCGGAARAEAPFKMADDSETAVRRPPARPSRPAAEENDHEHCSDCENEAEHGSNRGGLSPANDSGAKKKKKKPKRKKEKGGGDQPDQAQDQPVKVNSLPAERIQEIQKAIELFSVGQGPAKTMEEASKRSYQFWDTQPVPKLGEVVNTHGPVEPDKDNIRQEPYTLPQGFTWDALDLGDRGVLKELYTLLNENYVEDDDNMFRFDYSPEFLLWALRPPGWLPQWHCGVRVVSSKKLVGFISAIPATIHIYDTEKKMVEINFLCVHKKLRSKRVAPVLIREITRRVHLEGIFQAVYTAGVVLPKPVGTCRYWHRSLNPRKLIEVKFSHLSRNMTMQRTTKLYRLPETPKTPGLRPMEHKDIPAVHKLLTEYLKQFHLTPVMSREEVEHWFVPQENIIDTFVVESAPGEVTDFLSFYTLPSTIMNHPTHKSLKAAYSFYNVHTKTPLIDLMSDALILAKSKGFDVFNALDLMENKTFLEKLKFGIGDGNLQYYLYNWKCPSMAPEKVGLVLQ; encoded by the exons ATGCCTCGCGGCCCGCCGACCAATCGCGGCGCGCTTTGTTGCGGGGGTGCGGCACGCGCGGAGGCCCCGTTCAAGATGGCGGACGACAGTGAGACAGCAGTGAGGCGGCCACCGGCGAGGCCTTCGCGGCCGGCGGCGGAGGAGAACGACCACGAGCATTGCAGCGACTGCGAAAACGAGGCGGAGCATGGCTCTAACCGGGG GGGCCTGAGTCCAGCAAATGACAGCGGagccaaaaagaagaaaaagaaacccaaacggaagaaagagaaaggaggaggagaccAGCCTGACCAGGCTCAGGACCAGCCAGTGAAG GTGAACTCTTTACCTGCTGAGAGGATCCAGGAGATTCAAAAAGCCATTGAGCTCTTCTCTGTAGGTCAAGGCCCTGCCAAAACCATGGAGGAAGCCAGCAAGAGGAGCTACCAGTTCTGGGACACACAGCCAGTGCCCAAGCTAG GAGAAGTGGTGAACACCCACGGGCCGGTGGAGCCAGACAAGGACAATATCCGCCAGGAGCCCTACACCCTGCCCCAGGGCTTCACCTGGGACGCCCTGGACCTGGGGGATAGAGGTGTG ctgaaggagctctACACACTGCTCAATGAGAACTACGTGGAGGACGATGACAACATGTTCCGGTTCGATTACTCGCCCGAGTTCCTGCTGTG ggcaCTGCGTCCTCCAGGCTGGCTGCCCCAGTGGCACTGTGGGGTCCGAGTGGTCTCCAGCAAGAAGCTGGTGGGATTTATCAGCGCGATTCCAGCCACCATCCACATCTATGACAC AGAGAAGAAGATGGTGGAGATAAACTTCCTGTGTGTCCACAAAAAGCTGCGCTCCAAACGGGTGGCTCCGGTTCTGATCCGTGAGATCACGCGGAGGGTGCATCTAGAGGGAATCTTCCAGGCTGTTTACACTGCGGGAGTGGTGCTGCCAAAGCCTGTGGGGACTTGCAG GTATTGGCACCGCTCCCTGAACCCTCGGAAACTCATCGAGGTCAAATTTTCCCACCTGAGCAGGAACATGACTATGCAACGTACCACGAAGCTTTACCGGCTGCCCGAG ACTCCCAAGACTCCCGGCTTGCGGCCCATGGAGCACAAGGACATCCCTGCTGTGCACAAGCTCTTGACTGAGTACCTGAAGCAGTTCCACCTGACACCCGTGATGAGCAGAGAGGAGGTGGAGCACTGGTTCGTACCTCAGGAGAACATCATCGACACCTTCGTGGTAGAg AGTGCCCCGGGAGAGGTGACAGACTTCCTGAGCTTTTACACCCTGCCCTCCACCATCATGAACCACCCGACTCACAAGAGCCTGAAAGCTGCTTATTCCTTCTACAACGTTCACACCAAGACGCCTCTCATCGACCTCATGAGTGACGCGCTCATCCTCGCCAAGTCG AAAGGATTTGACGTCTTCAATGCACTGGATctcatggaaaacaaaaccttccTGGAGAAGCTGAAGTTTGGGATCGGGGATGGGAACCTGCAGTATTACCTGTACAATTGGAAGTGTCCCAGCATGGCACCAGAGAAG